CGGAAGTGACGACCGAAACGGGCCCTTCGCCGTGCGGACCGGGGCCGTTCCACGCGTTCCTCCTGCCGCGGCGGTCGCTCCGGGAAGACGCGCACGGCCGTGGGGAGATCACGGCCGGTCCGGTGCGCGGGGAAAACCTCTCCTTCGAGATCGTTCCCGACGCGGGGACCGACTGGCTCTGCGTCCGGTAGAGGGAAGAGCGCTTACGGGGTGATGGTAACCGTGAGCGTGTCGGAGTAGCCTCCGACGGAGACGTTCTGCCGGGCGGGGATCCGCCCGTGGATCGTCGCGACCGCCGGGCGGTTCTTGTGCACGTTCTTCAGGAACACGGTCGACGTCCCGGCCGTCCCGTTCCCCCAGACGGTCGACATCGACGGCGAAGTGTACAGGTTGTAGTTCATGCGGTCCGGCCGCGACGCGTGACGCATCTGCCGCGGGTTGAACCCCCCGGAGGTCGGGCTGGGCCCGATCGAGACGACCACGTCGGGCGGCGGCGACCGGTCGCACGCCACGGTCACCATCCCCGTGCTGTCGCGCGGCGTGGCGGTGAAGACATCGTAGGCGCCGAAGTTCAAACCCGTGGTCGCGACCCGGCAGGCGGCGTGCGCCGGGATCGAAAGCAGGAAGAACAGCAGCGCCGCCCACAATTTACCGGCTCTCTTCACAGGTCACTTCTCCCAGGTCGATGATCATCTCATGGGACTGCGGAACCCTCAACCCCAATGAGCACCGTTTCCCCTTGTGCTCCACGGACGCGAGATACGTCCCCGGGCGCAGCTCCTCCATGAAGAACTCTCCGCCCTTCCCCGTCGGGAAGACCCGCTCCCTCCCTTCACCCGTCACCCGCAGCTCGAGGTACTCGGCGGGCGACACGGTACCGTCCAGGCGCATACCCAGCCTGCCGGTGACCGCCTGGAAACGGTTCGCCTCGAACGAAATCCGCGACCCGCTCCGCAGCGGGGGAGACACCACCTTCTTCACCTCCCGGATGGAGTATTCGATGGGAACGTCCTTGTCGGCGATCGAGACCTGGTTCTCATAGTACGACCCCAGGGAAGGCAGGAACAACTTCCCCCGCGAGTCGGTGCGCCCCATCTCCTGGTTGTTGTGGTACACGCGGACCCCCTCCAGGCCGCCCACCGTCACCACTCCGAAACTGTCCGGGATCGGACGGCCGAATCCGAAGTCTCCTTCGACGAAGGCGGCCGCGCCGTACGCCGAGAGACGGTGGCTCCCGCTCCATCCCCCGGGCTCCGTTTTCACGCCGCGGTACTCCGCCGCGTACGAACCGAACCGGGCGTTGTACTGCACGGAGGGAGCCGCCACCGTGGTCGAGAGCGACGGGGAGTCGGTCCGCTCCAACGGGACGCGGTAACCCCACCCCTCCCCCGCCGGCAGGTTCTTCCTGGCCTCCAGCGTCTCCGTGCCGATGTCCCCCGTCCGCCGGTAGCTCGCGGAGAAGGAGGACTCCTGCCAAGGGTAGTACGTCAGCCCCGCGAACAGCTCGTTCACCCGCTCCCGCTCCCATGTCCGCCGAAAGGAAAGGATCGCGCTGACGCTATCCCGCACGGTCCTGGAGTAGCCCAGGGCCGCCGTCCGACGGTCCGGCCCCGAATGCATGATCCGGGACTCGACGTCCGCGGAGAGGGAGCCCGCCCGCCGGGAACCGTACCCCGCACCGGCCGCGATCTCGAAGCGGGACTTGTCCGCGGCCGCCTGCACCTCGTCCGCCACCACCGCGTAGCGGCGGGTCTGCCATTTCAGGAAAAGCCGGGTGTTGACCGCGGCGCCCTGGAAGGTGTGGCTCGCCT
The Deltaproteobacteria bacterium DNA segment above includes these coding regions:
- a CDS encoding spore coat protein U domain-containing protein, which produces MKRAGKLWAALLFFLLSIPAHAACRVATTGLNFGAYDVFTATPRDSTGMVTVACDRSPPPDVVVSIGPSPTSGGFNPRQMRHASRPDRMNYNLYTSPSMSTVWGNGTAGTSTVFLKNVHKNRPAVATIHGRIPARQNVSVGGYSDTLTVTITP